Proteins found in one Massilia sp. H6 genomic segment:
- a CDS encoding S46 family peptidase: MFKSIVLPVALLGAAACAAADEGQWQPHQLPQLKSELKRIGITMPAEKLADLGKHPMSAIVSLGGCSASFVSPDGLVVTNHHCAYGAIQRNSTPEKNYIVNGFLAKTRADELPGGPNTLVYVTEKVENVTGRVLKGISPSMPGRERHELVQSRIKALIAECETDKSTRCSVPAFHRGLEYYRVKQLMIRDVRLVHAPSDHIGNFGGDIDNYEWPRQTGDYAFLRAYVGPDGRPADPSPENVPYKSKDFLVVSSQGLKNGDPILLAGYPGRTSRYKLPAEIRFARDIDLPAKAASITADLSVIAAATQGNPAWDVRYASVAKSLNNVLKKTQGLLDGFARKDIAAIKDVQDAQFRAWYKQNGDGSRKLLDELDAVIAQDMALSRQEAAWLEATHSDLLKSARTLYRLALERQKPDAQREAGYQERDLSFIKARLTRLEQSFVPSVDEARYGAALARYARIDAKLRPPGLDALLPAPTALNAMVKSSELSDTAKRLAWIGKDPEAMRRSNDPFIGLAVRLHDTGMALENRRKELEGNLERVIPQYMSAVIAWKKSQGKPVYPDANSTLRVTFGTVAPYAPRDGLVKGPFTTVEGIAEKATGKEPFIAPAALLEAIEQKRYGVFKDAALGTVPVNFLSSADTTGGNSGSAVMNKHGELVGLNFDSTYESITKDWYFDSAITRAIHVDIRYMLWVMKEVDHADNLLKEMTIKYPKR, translated from the coding sequence TTGTTCAAATCAATCGTCTTGCCTGTCGCCTTGCTGGGCGCCGCGGCCTGCGCCGCCGCCGATGAAGGCCAGTGGCAGCCGCACCAGCTGCCGCAACTCAAATCCGAACTCAAGCGCATCGGCATCACCATGCCCGCCGAGAAGCTGGCCGACTTGGGCAAGCATCCGATGAGCGCGATCGTGTCGCTGGGCGGTTGCTCGGCCTCGTTCGTCTCGCCCGACGGCCTGGTGGTCACCAATCACCACTGCGCCTACGGCGCGATCCAGCGCAATTCGACCCCGGAAAAGAACTACATCGTCAATGGCTTCCTGGCCAAGACCCGCGCCGACGAACTGCCGGGCGGTCCGAACACGCTGGTGTACGTGACTGAAAAGGTCGAGAACGTCACCGGCCGCGTGCTCAAGGGTATCAGCCCATCGATGCCGGGCCGCGAGCGCCACGAGCTGGTGCAGTCGCGCATCAAGGCCTTGATCGCCGAATGCGAAACCGACAAGTCGACCCGCTGCTCGGTGCCGGCCTTCCATCGCGGCCTTGAGTACTACCGCGTCAAGCAGCTGATGATCCGCGACGTGCGCCTGGTGCATGCGCCGTCCGACCACATTGGCAATTTCGGCGGCGACATCGACAACTACGAATGGCCGCGCCAAACCGGCGATTATGCCTTCCTGCGCGCCTATGTCGGCCCCGATGGGCGCCCGGCCGATCCGTCGCCAGAGAACGTTCCATACAAGTCGAAAGACTTTTTGGTGGTATCGAGCCAAGGCCTGAAGAACGGTGACCCGATCCTGCTGGCTGGCTACCCGGGCCGCACCAGCCGCTACAAGCTGCCCGCGGAAATCCGCTTCGCGCGCGACATCGACTTGCCGGCCAAGGCTGCGAGCATCACCGCCGACCTGTCCGTGATCGCCGCCGCCACCCAGGGCAACCCGGCCTGGGACGTGCGTTATGCGAGCGTCGCCAAGAGCCTGAACAACGTGCTCAAGAAAACCCAGGGCCTGCTCGACGGCTTCGCGCGCAAGGATATCGCCGCCATCAAGGACGTGCAGGATGCCCAATTCCGCGCCTGGTATAAACAGAACGGCGATGGGTCCAGGAAGTTGCTGGACGAGCTCGACGCCGTGATCGCGCAGGATATGGCGCTGTCACGCCAGGAAGCTGCCTGGCTTGAGGCCACCCACAGCGACCTGCTCAAGAGTGCGCGTACCCTGTACCGTTTGGCGCTGGAACGCCAGAAACCGGATGCCCAGCGCGAAGCCGGCTACCAGGAGCGCGACCTGTCGTTCATCAAGGCGCGCCTGACCCGCCTCGAGCAATCGTTCGTGCCGAGCGTGGATGAAGCCCGCTACGGCGCCGCGCTGGCGCGCTACGCGCGGATCGACGCGAAGCTGCGCCCGCCAGGACTGGACGCGCTGCTGCCGGCACCGACTGCGCTCAACGCGATGGTCAAATCGAGCGAACTGAGCGACACCGCCAAGCGCCTGGCATGGATCGGCAAGGATCCGGAAGCCATGCGCCGGTCGAACGATCCCTTTATCGGGCTGGCGGTGCGCCTGCACGATACCGGCATGGCCCTGGAGAACCGCCGCAAGGAACTCGAAGGCAATCTCGAGCGCGTGATCCCGCAATACATGAGCGCCGTGATCGCCTGGAAGAAATCGCAAGGCAAGCCGGTCTACCCGGACGCCAACTCGACGCTGCGCGTGACCTTCGGCACCGTGGCGCCCTATGCGCCGCGCGACGGTTTGGTCAAGGGGCCGTTCACGACCGTTGAAGGCATTGCCGAGAAGGCTACTGGCAAGGAGCCGTTCATCGCCCCGGCCGCACTGCTCGAGGCGATCGAGCAGAAGCGCTATGGCGTATTCAAGGATGCCGCGCTGGGCACGGTGCCGGTGAACTTCCTGTCGAGCGCCGACACCACCGGCGGCAATTCCGGTTCCGCGGTGATGAACAAGCACGGTGAGCTGGTAGGCCTGAACTTCGATTCCACCTACGAATCGATCACCAAGGACTGGTATTTCGACAGCGCCATCACGCGCGCGATCCATGTCGATATCCGCTACATGCTGTGGGTGATGAAAGAGGTCGACCATGCCGACAATCTGCTTAAGGAAATGACGATCAAATACCCGAAGCGGTAA
- a CDS encoding PhzF family phenazine biosynthesis protein has translation MAGNAHLDDILRIAAFDDAGRGGNPAGVWLGTALPPAADMQRLAHTVGFSETVFAAPEGDGWRVRYFSPESEVPFCGHASIALGAALARRFGDGCFTLALNTGSITVEGRVAGAGVAASLLSPPTRSAPAPGGLVDEALALFGYSLADLDGRIAPALAHAGADHLVLALASRALLARMRYELDAGRRLMHRHGLVTVVLAWAEHARLFHTRNAFASGGVLEDPATGAGAAAFAGYLRDLGWPHGGRIDIVQGEDMGMRSRLSAAIGPEPGSAIRVAGTARML, from the coding sequence ATGGCCGGCAATGCGCACCTGGACGATATCCTGCGGATAGCGGCGTTCGACGATGCCGGCCGGGGCGGCAATCCGGCTGGCGTCTGGCTCGGCACTGCATTGCCGCCCGCGGCCGACATGCAGCGCCTGGCCCATACGGTCGGGTTTTCGGAAACCGTGTTCGCCGCACCCGAAGGCGACGGCTGGCGGGTGCGCTATTTCTCGCCCGAGTCCGAGGTGCCGTTCTGTGGCCACGCCAGCATCGCGCTGGGCGCGGCGCTGGCGCGGCGCTTTGGCGATGGCTGTTTCACGCTGGCGCTCAACACCGGGTCCATCACGGTCGAGGGCAGGGTAGCCGGCGCTGGCGTGGCGGCCAGCCTGCTGTCGCCCCCCACCCGCAGCGCGCCGGCGCCTGGCGGCCTGGTCGACGAAGCGCTGGCATTGTTCGGGTACAGCCTGGCCGATCTCGACGGGCGCATCGCGCCGGCCCTGGCCCATGCAGGGGCCGACCACCTGGTACTGGCGCTGGCCAGCCGCGCGCTGCTCGCGCGCATGCGCTACGAACTCGACGCCGGGCGGCGCCTGATGCACCGGCATGGCCTGGTGACAGTCGTGCTGGCCTGGGCCGAACATGCGCGGCTATTTCATACCCGTAACGCGTTCGCTTCGGGCGGGGTGCTGGAAGACCCGGCCACCGGCGCCGGCGCCGCCGCGTTCGCCGGCTATCTGCGCGATCTCGGCTGGCCGCATGGCGGACGCATCGACATCGTGCAGGGCGAGGACATGGGCATGCGCTCGCGCTTGAGCGCCGCGATCGGGCCGGAACCGGGCAGCGCCATTCGGGTAGCTGGCACTGCCCGCATGCTATGA
- a CDS encoding type VI secretion system tube protein Hcp, with amino-acid sequence MAIDVYLQIDGVKGESTDSAYPGWVEITSVQWGVVQPRSATASTAGGHTAERCEHKSIALTKIADLASPVLMQNCSSGKTFPKAKLVFMRADGDGNRVKYYEVELANVLIGSMDQVAYEGSGLHDAFTLKFSKVKWTYTQQKISGGAGGNTYGGWDLSSNRISC; translated from the coding sequence ATGGCGATTGATGTTTACCTTCAGATCGACGGGGTGAAAGGTGAAAGCACGGACTCAGCCTACCCCGGCTGGGTCGAGATTACGTCGGTACAATGGGGCGTCGTACAACCAAGGAGCGCCACAGCTTCCACGGCTGGGGGGCATACAGCCGAACGGTGCGAGCACAAGAGCATTGCGCTAACGAAGATTGCCGATCTTGCCTCACCCGTTCTCATGCAGAACTGCTCCTCCGGTAAGACGTTTCCGAAAGCGAAGTTGGTATTCATGCGTGCGGATGGGGACGGCAACCGGGTCAAGTATTACGAAGTCGAGCTTGCCAATGTCCTGATCGGCAGCATGGATCAGGTAGCCTACGAAGGAAGTGGCTTGCACGACGCATTCACGCTGAAATTTAGCAAAGTGAAGTGGACTTACACCCAGCAGAAGATATCCGGCGGCGCGGGCGGGAACACTTATGGTGGCTGGGACTTGTCCAGCAACCGGATTTCTTGCTGA
- a CDS encoding VirK/YbjX family protein: MIFAHLARHLLARRGQSTPASWILSVVRSLRVLRYWREHQALCRLDLVRRFVAAPPNDDLFHHLSHRSYLATGLSARQRVQCVLSHYRFEDSAFGSAYHQLVYGAKGSGGLCLWQQDSGGHSFLLRLEMAPRGDAEGDLTISLVADGKYLHRLSYTWIDGRLAGVDLPTVPFVTRNQGRWIDSGAAFDAFELAFPNNSPSFFCFAAMQGVAQALGIDRVIGIKCSAHIAYNPRDVKHFENAYDGFWKVLGGTEMPGRGYLITLPFYLKPLSEMPSKHRKRAAQRREYWRTIGDATRSTLLRHMVPAQADQMHKVSTPATAQA; this comes from the coding sequence ATGATTTTCGCTCATCTCGCCAGGCACCTGCTCGCCCGCCGCGGCCAGAGCACGCCCGCCTCCTGGATCCTCAGCGTCGTGCGCAGCCTGCGTGTGCTGCGCTACTGGCGCGAGCACCAGGCCTTGTGCCGGCTCGACCTGGTGCGCCGTTTTGTTGCGGCCCCGCCCAATGACGACCTGTTTCATCACCTGAGCCACCGCAGCTACCTGGCAACCGGACTGAGCGCGCGCCAGCGCGTGCAATGCGTGCTGTCGCATTACCGCTTCGAAGACAGCGCCTTCGGCAGCGCCTACCACCAGCTGGTCTATGGCGCCAAGGGCAGCGGCGGACTTTGCTTGTGGCAGCAAGACAGCGGCGGCCACAGTTTCCTGCTGCGACTCGAGATGGCGCCGCGCGGCGATGCCGAGGGCGACCTCACCATCTCGCTGGTCGCCGACGGCAAGTACCTGCACCGCCTGTCGTACACCTGGATTGACGGCCGGCTGGCCGGCGTCGACCTGCCGACCGTGCCCTTCGTCACTCGCAACCAGGGCCGCTGGATCGACTCGGGCGCCGCCTTCGACGCCTTCGAGCTGGCCTTCCCCAACAATTCGCCCAGCTTTTTCTGTTTCGCCGCCATGCAGGGCGTGGCGCAGGCGCTTGGAATCGACCGGGTAATCGGCATCAAGTGCAGCGCGCACATCGCCTATAACCCGCGTGACGTCAAGCATTTCGAGAACGCCTACGACGGCTTCTGGAAGGTCCTTGGCGGCACCGAGATGCCAGGGCGCGGCTACCTGATCACCCTTCCGTTTTACCTCAAGCCGCTGTCAGAGATGCCGTCCAAGCACCGCAAGCGCGCCGCCCAGCGCCGCGAATACTGGCGCACGATCGGCGACGCCACCCGCAGCACCCTGCTGCGCCACATGGTGCCGGCGCAGGCCGATCAGATGCACAAGGTGAGCACGCCTGCAACCGCGCAGGCCTGA
- the pnuC gene encoding nicotinamide riboside transporter PnuC, with amino-acid sequence MNDTLNFAGLATTPLELISFLLAITTVILNIRQLHWAWLFSIASSATYAVVFFDARLYGDMGLQFVFIAASVWGWYQWLHGAAAQPLVVTRLKRAAWGWAIAGWALGYALLAAFLDRFTDTDVPHADGFLTAGSLLGQLLLGRKKVENWIVWIVVDVLYVGLYVFKGLNLTAVLYALFVVLACIGLRAWSTIARRDA; translated from the coding sequence ATGAACGACACGCTTAACTTCGCCGGACTGGCGACCACGCCGCTGGAACTCATCTCCTTTTTGCTGGCGATCACCACCGTGATCCTGAACATCCGACAGCTGCACTGGGCCTGGTTGTTCTCGATTGCGTCTTCCGCCACCTATGCGGTGGTGTTCTTCGATGCCAGGCTGTATGGCGACATGGGCCTGCAGTTCGTCTTCATCGCCGCCTCCGTCTGGGGCTGGTACCAGTGGCTGCACGGCGCGGCCGCGCAGCCACTGGTGGTAACGCGCCTCAAGCGCGCCGCCTGGGGCTGGGCGATTGCCGGCTGGGCCCTGGGTTACGCGCTGCTGGCGGCTTTCCTCGACCGTTTTACCGACACCGACGTGCCGCATGCGGACGGCTTCCTGACCGCCGGCAGCCTGCTGGGGCAGCTGCTGCTGGGCCGCAAGAAGGTCGAGAACTGGATCGTCTGGATCGTGGTGGACGTGCTCTATGTCGGCCTGTACGTGTTCAAGGGCCTGAACCTGACTGCCGTCCTGTACGCGCTGTTCGTGGTGCTGGCCTGTATCGGGCTGCGCGCCTGGTCGACGATCGCGCGGAGGGATGCATGA
- a CDS encoding TonB-dependent siderophore receptor, whose amino-acid sequence MTFNLKQSVLACAVLQAFSASAQQTPEGVASVVVTGSRWVASDRASIGGFGDAALLDTPAAISALTRAQMQDLSIRNVTDAARFDASVGDAYNAVGYAEQFSIRGFALDNATSYRKDGIAIPADAPIPLENKERIETLRGLAGLQAGVAAPGGMINFVTKRPTANVLRSALLELSERGTVHGSVDLGGRFADRRFGYRINAAAEDIQSYVRGADGERQFVSFAFDWQLSPDALLGLDLDHQHRSQITAPGYQLLRNEALPTGVSPRTLLNAQAWTKPVETDTSNLGLRFDYRINADWNLAAKANKHWFKRDDYTAFPYGCSNEGDGFYPGYCSNGDYDVYDYQSVGERKTPWGAQAMLQGRFATGAVRHALTVGAAISERHDSFGEYVYDYAGYSNIYLNRPVDPAPGNPVTGPVQERRSDRETALFVQDVATLSEQFTLHTGLRYVRLKRDELAEIDQPWVRADDDFVLPSVALVYKPLRDWSVYGSLSHGLQHGGIAEMGTTNENSALPPSRSKQAELGVKGILAGGAMVSAALFDIRQGLEYVDAAGSFVRAGQQRHRGLELAAQGRLNADLNYSLSLMALQARQDGTGDAAVEGKRVTNVPELRSTAWVEYAVPAVAGLKVHALWQYSGSKAFDPANRAVVPGYHVAGAGASYALKFGATHVIVRARVDNVFDKFYWRDVTQSLGGYLLPGAPRSLRLSAQFDF is encoded by the coding sequence ATGACATTCAACCTGAAGCAATCCGTTCTTGCCTGCGCCGTCCTGCAGGCGTTTTCCGCATCCGCACAGCAAACGCCTGAAGGCGTGGCCTCGGTGGTCGTTACCGGTAGCCGCTGGGTCGCCAGCGACCGCGCCAGCATCGGCGGCTTTGGCGACGCAGCACTACTTGATACCCCGGCCGCGATCAGCGCCCTGACCCGCGCCCAGATGCAAGACCTGTCGATCCGCAACGTCACCGATGCGGCCCGCTTCGACGCCTCGGTGGGCGACGCCTACAACGCGGTCGGTTATGCCGAGCAGTTCTCGATCCGCGGCTTCGCACTCGACAACGCCACCAGCTACCGCAAGGACGGCATCGCGATTCCGGCCGACGCTCCGATTCCGCTCGAGAACAAGGAACGCATCGAGACCCTGCGTGGGCTGGCCGGCCTGCAGGCAGGCGTGGCGGCGCCGGGCGGCATGATCAATTTCGTGACCAAGCGCCCGACCGCTAACGTGCTGCGCTCGGCCCTGTTAGAGCTGAGCGAACGCGGCACCGTGCACGGGTCGGTCGACCTGGGCGGGCGCTTCGCCGACCGCCGCTTCGGTTACCGCATCAATGCCGCTGCCGAAGACATTCAATCTTATGTGCGCGGCGCCGACGGCGAGCGCCAGTTCGTGTCGTTTGCCTTCGACTGGCAGCTCAGCCCGGATGCCCTGCTCGGCCTGGACCTCGACCACCAGCACCGCTCGCAAATCACGGCGCCAGGCTACCAGCTGCTGCGCAACGAGGCGTTGCCGACCGGCGTCTCGCCCAGGACGCTGCTCAATGCCCAGGCCTGGACCAAGCCGGTGGAAACCGACACCAGCAACCTCGGGCTGCGCTTTGACTACCGCATCAATGCCGACTGGAACCTTGCTGCCAAGGCCAACAAGCACTGGTTCAAGCGCGACGACTACACCGCCTTCCCCTACGGCTGCAGCAACGAGGGCGACGGCTTCTACCCCGGCTACTGCTCGAACGGCGACTACGACGTCTACGACTACCAGAGTGTCGGCGAACGCAAGACCCCGTGGGGCGCGCAGGCCATGCTGCAGGGCCGCTTCGCCACCGGCGCCGTGCGCCATGCCTTGACCGTCGGCGCCGCCATATCGGAGCGCCACGACAGCTTCGGCGAATACGTCTACGACTACGCCGGCTACAGCAATATCTACCTCAACCGCCCGGTCGATCCAGCCCCGGGCAACCCGGTCACCGGTCCGGTGCAGGAACGCCGCAGCGACCGCGAGACTGCGCTGTTCGTGCAGGACGTCGCGACGCTGTCGGAACAGTTCACGCTGCACACCGGCCTGCGCTACGTCAGGCTCAAGCGCGACGAGCTGGCGGAAATCGACCAGCCATGGGTCCGGGCCGACGACGACTTCGTGCTGCCGAGCGTGGCGCTGGTCTACAAGCCGCTGCGCGACTGGAGCGTCTATGGGTCGCTCAGCCACGGCCTGCAGCACGGCGGCATCGCCGAGATGGGCACTACCAATGAAAACAGCGCGTTGCCGCCAAGCCGCTCGAAACAGGCCGAGCTGGGTGTCAAGGGCATCCTCGCGGGGGGCGCCATGGTGTCGGCCGCGCTGTTTGATATCCGCCAGGGCCTGGAATACGTCGACGCGGCCGGCAGTTTCGTGCGCGCCGGCCAGCAGCGGCACCGCGGCCTGGAGCTGGCGGCGCAGGGCCGGCTCAATGCAGACCTGAACTACAGCCTGTCGCTGATGGCGCTGCAGGCAAGACAGGACGGCACCGGCGACGCCGCGGTCGAGGGCAAGCGCGTTACCAACGTGCCCGAGTTGCGGTCGACGGCGTGGGTAGAATATGCGGTGCCGGCGGTGGCCGGGCTGAAAGTCCACGCGCTGTGGCAGTATTCAGGCAGCAAGGCCTTCGACCCTGCCAACCGTGCGGTGGTGCCGGGCTATCATGTGGCCGGAGCAGGCGCCTCGTATGCGCTCAAGTTCGGCGCAACCCATGTGATCGTGCGCGCCCGCGTGGACAACGTCTTCGACAAGTTCTACTGGCGCGACGTGACGCAGTCGCTGGGCGGCTACCTGCTGCCGGGCGCGCCGCGCAGCTTGCGCTTGTCGGCCCAGTTCGACTTCTGA
- a CDS encoding penicillin-insensitive murein endopeptidase — MLPQAPEQAGYYVYGTPTRGKAQYAHPSMLTLLLAVEREWSVTETRNFGVGNISVDGGAFFGHQSHRKGLEVDCRPVRKDGRHLPVTYNSPDYDLAATTKLIGLFRACAAAPLVIFFNDVRIPGTRRLTKHDDHFHVQF; from the coding sequence ATGCTGCCGCAGGCCCCAGAGCAAGCAGGCTATTACGTCTATGGCACCCCGACACGAGGCAAGGCCCAATACGCGCATCCAAGCATGTTGACGTTGCTCCTTGCCGTGGAACGCGAATGGTCAGTTACAGAAACCCGCAACTTCGGCGTAGGCAACATCAGCGTTGATGGGGGCGCATTCTTCGGCCACCAGTCGCACCGCAAGGGGCTGGAAGTAGATTGCCGCCCGGTGCGAAAGGATGGACGGCATCTGCCGGTTACCTACAACAGCCCGGACTATGATTTAGCCGCCACAACCAAACTGATCGGGCTGTTCCGTGCTTGCGCAGCCGCTCCACTTGTCATCTTCTTCAATGATGTGCGAATTCCCGGCACTCGTCGGCTGACGAAGCACGATGACCATTTTCATGTTCAATTCTGA
- a CDS encoding autorepressor SdpR family transcription factor has translation MAGPLNEVFKAIADPTRREILRLLRTEEMSAGDVAARFEMTKPTMSHHFSVLKAAGLISSRREGQTIWYCLNTTVLEDVLAWSMDMARGAEGDKT, from the coding sequence ATGGCCGGACCGCTGAACGAGGTGTTCAAGGCGATCGCCGATCCGACGCGGCGCGAGATCCTGCGCCTGCTGCGAACTGAAGAGATGAGCGCGGGCGACGTGGCGGCGCGGTTCGAAATGACCAAGCCGACCATGTCGCATCATTTTTCGGTACTGAAGGCGGCAGGCCTGATAAGCAGCCGGCGCGAAGGGCAGACCATCTGGTATTGCCTCAACACGACGGTGCTCGAAGACGTGCTGGCCTGGTCGATGGACATGGCGCGGGGCGCCGAAGGAGACAAGACATGA
- a CDS encoding HDOD domain-containing protein: MKKWLDRLIGGTSKETDTAPGAGAGVAAAGDGAEMALEIDSAYYRWLTASCGTNARSEVEAAILAEVHALAGDPENASGLVPRIPDLVAQLLNALSNENISSAAVAAEVGRDLVLVAEVIREANSAYYRPAKPIETLDGAVAMLGLNGLRMLLARIAFRPLVKVKVQGVARAVAPSVWRHSERCAFAASVMAPGLSASVFEAYLAGLMQNVGLQVAFQVADRHGEGKVPAAGSFGIALFAASRQLSSVIAQHWEFPADVVEAIARAGDADALDATHLTQALVQGDRIAKLRLLLDAGVIEPEDSFVSTGLNGFQRRCLGKLADLAD, encoded by the coding sequence GTGAAAAAATGGCTAGACCGCTTGATAGGCGGCACCAGCAAGGAGACCGATACGGCCCCCGGCGCCGGCGCCGGCGTAGCCGCGGCGGGCGACGGTGCCGAGATGGCGCTGGAGATCGATTCCGCCTATTACCGCTGGCTGACCGCGTCCTGCGGCACCAATGCCCGATCCGAGGTTGAAGCAGCCATCCTGGCCGAGGTGCATGCGCTGGCCGGTGATCCCGAGAATGCCTCTGGCCTGGTGCCGCGGATTCCCGACCTGGTGGCGCAACTGCTCAATGCCTTGTCGAACGAGAACATCTCGAGTGCGGCGGTGGCCGCCGAAGTGGGGCGCGACCTGGTGCTGGTGGCCGAAGTCATTCGCGAAGCCAACAGCGCCTATTACCGTCCGGCCAAGCCGATCGAAACGCTCGACGGCGCGGTGGCGATGCTGGGCCTGAACGGCCTGCGCATGCTGCTGGCGCGGATCGCGTTCCGGCCGCTGGTCAAGGTCAAGGTCCAGGGAGTGGCGCGCGCGGTGGCGCCATCGGTCTGGCGCCATTCCGAACGCTGCGCCTTCGCCGCCAGCGTGATGGCGCCGGGACTGTCGGCCAGCGTGTTCGAAGCCTACCTGGCTGGCCTGATGCAGAACGTCGGCCTGCAGGTCGCTTTCCAGGTCGCCGACCGCCATGGCGAAGGCAAGGTGCCGGCTGCGGGCAGCTTCGGAATCGCGCTGTTCGCGGCCAGCCGCCAATTGTCGTCGGTGATCGCGCAACATTGGGAGTTTCCCGCCGACGTGGTCGAGGCGATCGCGCGGGCCGGCGACGCCGACGCGCTGGATGCCACGCACCTGACGCAGGCCCTGGTCCAGGGCGACCGCATCGCCAAGCTGCGCCTGCTGCTCGACGCTGGCGTGATCGAGCCGGAGGACAGCTTCGTCAGTACCGGCTTGAACGGATTCCAGCGGCGCTGCCTGGGCAAGCTGGCCGACCTGGCCGATTAG
- a CDS encoding ATP-binding protein, with the protein MSASAAPVRRVALLGAESSGKSTLAEALAAHYRTVWVPEYLREFVDRHARVPFESDQYPIACTQLAREDGAALRARRFLFCDTTPLMTALYSRQYWGRVDPQLARLDSRHDYAFTLVTAPDGPWEADGLQRESEAVRQHVHRMLLETLEARAIPYLLLTGELPGRLRQVEALLGPAR; encoded by the coding sequence ATGAGCGCGAGCGCGGCGCCGGTGCGCAGGGTTGCGCTGTTGGGCGCCGAATCATCCGGCAAATCCACGCTGGCCGAGGCACTCGCGGCGCACTATCGAACCGTGTGGGTGCCCGAATACCTGCGCGAATTTGTCGACCGCCACGCGCGCGTCCCCTTCGAGAGCGACCAATACCCGATTGCCTGCACCCAGTTGGCACGCGAAGACGGGGCCGCCCTGCGCGCGCGCCGCTTCCTGTTCTGCGACACCACGCCCCTGATGACTGCCTTGTATAGCCGCCAGTACTGGGGCCGCGTCGATCCCCAGCTGGCCCGGCTCGACAGCCGGCACGACTACGCCTTCACCCTGGTCACCGCGCCCGACGGCCCGTGGGAGGCGGACGGCCTGCAGCGCGAATCGGAAGCAGTGCGCCAGCACGTGCACCGGATGCTGCTGGAAACACTCGAGGCCCGCGCCATTCCCTACCTGCTGCTGACCGGCGAGCTGCCCGGCAGGCTGCGCCAGGTCGAGGCCTTGCTGGGTCCTGCGCGCTGA
- a CDS encoding SdpI family protein, whose product MNKPGTKPLWKSFLLLFLAVTLLTLNLVLTLYPELPSLIPVHWNADGQADRWAPRATVLLHMAFMVVVGVLWLVLPKLSPKRFAVDQFESTWWYLGMVSLSCLAYVQFVHLWGAWKPGFDVDRALLGGMGMFFIFSGNVTGKVRRNFWLGVRTPWTLSNERVWYATHRFAAKTMVTGGMLALVVALADWPSALAVAALAGGALAPVAYSLVYYKRLERAGTLEA is encoded by the coding sequence ATGAACAAACCCGGCACCAAGCCGCTGTGGAAAAGCTTCTTGCTGCTGTTCCTTGCAGTGACGCTACTGACGCTGAACCTGGTCCTCACGCTATATCCCGAATTGCCTTCGCTGATACCGGTGCACTGGAATGCCGATGGCCAAGCCGACCGTTGGGCCCCGCGCGCCACGGTGTTGCTGCATATGGCGTTCATGGTCGTGGTTGGCGTGTTGTGGCTGGTGCTGCCGAAGCTGTCGCCAAAGCGCTTCGCCGTGGACCAGTTCGAGTCTACCTGGTGGTATCTCGGGATGGTGTCGCTGTCCTGTCTGGCCTACGTCCAGTTCGTTCATCTCTGGGGAGCGTGGAAACCCGGCTTCGATGTCGACCGCGCCTTGCTGGGCGGGATGGGCATGTTCTTTATCTTTTCCGGTAACGTGACGGGTAAAGTGCGCCGCAATTTCTGGCTTGGCGTGCGCACCCCCTGGACACTGTCGAACGAACGGGTCTGGTATGCGACGCACCGGTTCGCCGCCAAGACGATGGTCACGGGCGGCATGCTGGCGCTGGTCGTGGCGCTGGCCGACTGGCCAAGCGCGCTGGCAGTGGCGGCGCTGGCCGGCGGCGCACTGGCGCCGGTGGCATACTCGCTGGTGTATTACAAGCGGCTGGAGCGGGCCGGGACGCTCGAGGCTTAG